TAAATTCAAAGATCTTGCAATTGCTCAATACTTAGAGAATCAAGTGGGTTTTGAAAAGTGGGCTCGTTCTTTCTTTCCTGGTCATCGATATAATTTAATGACTACAGGTATTGCCGAAAGCTGGAACAATGTCATTGCTGAGGCAcgtgggtggccaattacttgtcTCATGGAATTTATGAGGCACACTTTACAAAAATGGTTTTTCGAGCGTCGAACTGCAGCATCAGCGGCTACAAGTCCTCTTGCCACAGAAGTGGAAGCTGATTTGCGAAAGTTAGCAGACAAGTCCACTACCTCGTTCTCTTTTCCGTCTAGTCAGTATGAAATAACAGTATTGGATGGTGATCTTGATGGAGATGTCGACCTGAGGAGGAAAACATGTAGTTGTAGAAGATTTGATTTGACAGGTCTTCCTTGTGAACACGCTCTAGCTGGTGCTCGAGATCGTGGCATTAGTCCATATAGTTTATGCTCCAGATTCTACACAGTTGAAGCGTGGTTGTCATCCTATGGTGGATCTGTATATACGCTGGGTAATGAAGAATCTTGGGTGATACCAAATGACATAGGAAGTATGATGATAGCTCCTCCTTTAGTGAAGCAGAAGGCtggtcgtccaaagaagaaacGACGTTTATCAAAGGGTGAGAAGAATAGAAAACAACATAGATGTAGTAGATGTGGTGTCCTGGGCCACAATCGAGTGACGTGCACCACTGTTTGTCCCCCGCCGTCTAGACATGCTTAGTttgtacttttattgttttacttTGTACTCTTCAGTtgcggaatttgaatttttagattGGTTCAGTAATACGACTTTTTGTGTTAAAGTTTGTTGTTTCGGACACACCTAATTCatattcacacataattcacacctaattcacacatagttcacacattattcacacatatttcacacgcggttcacacataattcacacctgGTTCACACCtagttcacacatagttcacacatagttcaatcccggttcacacatatttcaatccTGATTCACACTTAATTCACACCCAATTCACACATAACTTAATAAGATAAAAATGACAAAGATTTATCCATTCCACTATTAAGATGAAATAAACGAAGTCATTCAATACCATTTAATGAGATGAAGTTGACATAGTTTCTTCATACATTCAAAAGTAAgatacatatatttaaataaaagacaACTATGGTTGTAAGTTATGGTAaaacaaatctacacaagtctTTTTTCTAAAGAAATCCATGTTGTCGTCATTCACTTCGGATAGCGGTTTTTTGGCTAGCAAGTACTCCAGATGTTTGATGACATATACCCCACAATCGCCACTGCAAAGGAAATAAAGTTTTTTAATTATTGGAAGACCATATTGATTATTGGAAGACCAAAGTCTTTTAATATAAATATGGTTAACAGAGTTATACCTAGTTTTGGTCTGTGGCACTTTTTCTGTGCCAAGTCTTGTGAACTCAAAACTCACTTTCTGTGCTTGTAGTTGGACATCTTTCCTATGGCTTAACAGCCCACTGGATTGAATTAGAAATGGTAGCATTTTTCCCCATCTGCTCATTTTATTCTCAAACTCCTTGTTGGAGACCACAGTGATATCAGAGTCATAAGCTTTTATAAGACAGCTTGTCAATGATATCTCTAACAACACCCAATGTGTCCCAGAAAAATTAATTGGGGTAAACACTTCGTCAATGTCTTTCCAACTCCTTTTGAAATTGTTATCATCACCTACCAAGTAATCAAGCACTTCTTGTGGCCAAATGTAGCTTGATTTGATTTTCTTCTTGTTGAATTGTTCCCAATGTGGTTAGAAGAACTGTTGGAACATAGAATCCACGATGGTGAATCTTTCGGAGTAAGTCTTCTTGTAAGTGTACACTCGTTCTTTCATCAACCCTAAAGCTGCATCAATGTGCTGCATGCAAaatattataagtatatatacattcaaattatatatattttttaaaaaaaaattatttcagtaGTCTTACCAGTCCGTCCAGCCATGTACGTGGTGTAAGTAGCTGAATAAACCATTTCGCAGTGCACGAACCAGCCAAGAGAGAAATAGGCTTATCATTCTTTTTTAAACCAATTACCCATTTCTTAAAACGTCTCATTTGCTTTTCGTCATATGGCTGTAGGGGATTAATTTCACAAGGATCAGTTACAATTGTCtttgctttctttttcttcttagtTGGATCAGTAAACTCGGAACCAAAAATTCTTTTCGTTGGAACCCTCCTTCTCTTGAATTCCACCCCAGCCATATCTCCAGGAGATACCACCTTACAGCTAGGGCTATCTTCTCCAACAACGTGCTCCATAATAAATGTACGGTGTGGTGAAGCAAGATGCTCATCTGATAATGAATCCTCAGAATCACTACCTTTACGTTGCGAGAGCACTAATTCAATTAGATAATCCAACTTCTCCTCCATTCTTTGTTGGTTACTTTTCAAAGTGTCAATATCAGCTAACAACTTTTCATGGTGGGTGTTAATTGGAGTTGGTATCTCTTTCTTGTCTTGCTCGTGACGATGCCCATCTGCTACATCGGGCTTTGTGGGAGATTCCTCACGTTCTTCCCTTTCAAACTCCAATTCCACATCATCGTCTACAAAGCTAATAACACGTCCCATGAGTAGTtcatctggtccttgaataatagAGTCATGAAATTCTTTCTCTTCGGGTCTTGGATTGAGCGTGGCCTTCACAAGATTctgcaacaaaataataaattaataaagtataaacattacttataaatcacaaactcaaataaaatcttaacgacttacactttttttcttaaatacacctTCAATATCTTTCTCTTTTAGCATTTTATGCGCTGACCAGCTAagcattcttggaaaggccaGGGGTTGTTGATCAGCAAATGCAGAGAACTTTGTGAAAATTTCATAGGCCCAATATTGCAGAGCAATGGCATAACCATAAATTGTGTACTGAGGTGCTGGTCTTTTTCTCTTTTGCTCAACATTCTTCAAGTATTTATTCCTTAGCCTTTCCATATCTTTTGCCAAGCCGAATAATGTCTTCTCGTACGATAATCTCCCCCAAGGATAGTTGAAGAAGTCATCTTCATTTTCCACCATGGAAAGGACATCAATAAAGCATTTCATCTTTGGTTCACTAGGTAATAAAAGAGAGTCTACCAAAAAACATAGACCTAATTTCCATACGTCTTCTTTCACATCGCACCTTTTGAATCCATCTTCCAACTCTTCAGAAGACAAACATTCTTTATTGTTCAAGTATGTCTGGAGAAGTCTTTTACTCTTGGTCATTTCTTTATACTTTGCCTGATCCGGAGAAATTCCACAATTCAATCCAGTGATCAAACCAAATTCACTAATTCCAAACCTTGTATTCTGACCACAAATATTAAAATTCAAGCAGTATTCGTTCTTTCCTCTACCAACAACTCTCCTAAGCAGTAACTGGTGAATAATAACTCCAGAATATTGTAGAGGCGGAGCTAAGAAGAATTGCTTGAATGGTGACTGTTTCGCTCGTTCCAACAAGTCAAATGTCGCGAACTTTGCTATTATTGTACTCATAATGCTCCCTCCCCTATACGCAACCTTTGCTGGATAATGCCTTTCAGTAGGAAGCATGAGGAGTGACATCTGAAAAGGTAAATTAAATAAGCGCTTAATACATAACTCAGATATATTCACACTTTCTTCACATACGGTTCACACATTATTTACACATGGTTCACACATGGTTCACGCATAGCTCACCCAAATTCACACCAACCTCACATAGTTCACACACAATTCACACACagttcacacatagttcacacatAGTTACTATTGAGGTACATTTTATGTACACTAGTTTAGAAACTCTACAGCAACCAAATCACACCAAAACCAAAATACCAAACACTGCAGCAATGacaagtaaagaaaacacagggGAGTTTAGAGCATAAAGGTCTCCTAAGTTCATTTTGCTAGTCTTGCCATCTCAATTCGCTATTCTCAAAGAGTTACAGAGCTTCTctcctctctttttctctattctCTACCTTTTTCACCAGCCATCTACCGTACAAGTTTTCCATAACTCAGCCAATCATTTGCATCAGAGGTGTAATGATTAAAACACATCAGAAAATGATTGCCAAACCAATTCTGCAGCCCCACGTGTACCAACTGCAAATTCTAGTTGTCACCTTAATTTTAAACCACCTTGGCTGCAATTGCAGAACCAAATGCAACTCTGGCCAGCATTGCCATAAGCTATGTCTTACTCTTGACCACTTAGTACATATGGTAACTAATGTGAGAGACATCCTTAAATAACAGTTATTATAACTAAAACAAGCCTAATCATAGTGCATACCCCACAACAACCAGAATATTATTTCCtcaaaagttcccaaaatacAGCCTCATTCCTCATTCTAGTCAACCTTTTCTTggttatattaaataaatatatgtatatatattcatgATTTCAGCCGAGGCCATACCATAATACACATCACTTAGAAAttatttcaacacttcaaaataAGACAGTACAATTTGATATTGACAGTATGTACAAGTTTCTCATCATACTCTTGCCTCACTACAAGGAAATAAGTCTAATAATGGCTTATTATAATCAAGAAAAGGTTCAAGAATCACTTTTAATAGGGTTAGTTAGTATAGTTTCCTTTTAtaattcacacattattcaccatAAGTTCAGAACATGGTTAACACAccattcacaccaaattcacacatggttcacacatcaTTCTCACATTGTTCACCATAATTTCGGAACATGGTTCGCACATCGTTCACACactattcacaccaaattcacacactATTCACACTAAAATCACATATGGTTCACACCAACTTCACTTCATACATGGTTCACACCacaatcacacatggttcacatcAATTTCACACATTGTTCACACTGAAATTACATATGGTTCACAACAACTTCacttcacacatggttcacactaaattcacaccacaatcacacatggttcacaccaattTCACACATTGTTCACTGAAATTACATATGGTTCACACTCGTTCTTTCACACCAAATTCATACTAAATTCACTCCTTATTTCCCAATTAAAACATGCCTCAAGTAGTTAGAAATTCCGAAATTTAACCAAAgtacaaattcaaaataaacaaaGGAGTCATAATAacaacaagggatcccaaaaacaatacCTTGGGCTAGGGTATCGGGCTTGCAAGGGGAGTGTGGGGTCTTAGGTGTTGTAAACCTTGGGCTCCGGCGACGTGGGCTCGACGATATGGCTGAAATGTGGGTGGGTTCGGCGTCGGGACCAAGCGAAGGGGATGGGTTCGTGGGTTCGGGACCAAGAGTGTAAAAGGGGCTGGTGGCTGTGGAGATGATGACGCAAGTGGGAGGAGGGACGAGGTGGGTGCTGGCCGGAGTACCACCGCAGCTTCGACGggaaaaaatctgggtttgggagGGAGGGTTTTCAATGGACGGGAAGGGGGAAGAGTAAGAAACTGAAAGAGTTATTTGGGTTGTTTAACAAAAGGGGTAATTTTGTCTTAaagagttaaaaatgtgaaaaacttTAACTAAGGGTTAGAGTTATAAATATGGGGCTGAATAGGGTTAGTTCATGGAGTTACCCTTAGGGAATAGGGACCCATGCaagtttatttaaaaattaaaggGAATTTACTTATTTACTCAAAGAGGATTTACTTGTTAGTACTTCGTATTTTTTGCAAAGTTTTAGTATcttcttttttttaataaagttcataTATTATTCtgcattttaaaatcatacatatttggtatcctagatttaaaattaataattaaaattttatcaatataacaaaactgtcatcaattatatataattaaataattaaatttgaatttggaactcatataattaagaacaatttgattaaattagcaaaattttattaatttaatttgagtTAAGttactaaatatgtacgatttcaaaatacaaagtaccaaatgagtattattgtaaacacaaagtaacaaaacaatatttaataaaaatacagAGTAACCAAATGGTTACTTATCCAAAATTAAAACACATAATAAGGAGATTCTGTTTTGTGAGAAGAGAGGTAGTAACACTAAAAATAAAGCTTCTTCATTGTCTTCTTCATTTTGGGATAGCATGAAAATTCTTTCATATCACAGTAATAACCAAAagtaatattattaaaatataaaatattataaaagagTAAAATGAATTTTTCCCCTGAATTATTACTTTTGAAATTTTTACTTGTTAGAAATTCTTTCCCaattattgaaactataaaaaaaaacttctatTCAGAAGCCTAACAAAAGAACTGATGTTGGGTGAAAAATATTGAAGGATAACATAAGTAGTGACAAAAGTTTaggagaaaaaataatttttgtccTGCCTGAatctaaaaattataaaaagtaagaaaataatGTTACTAAGTTTATTTAGAAGTTTACTACCAACCAAGTGGCCTAGTGGTAAAGTGGCATGTCTAAAGCCCTAGAGGGTAGGGGTTCGAATTTGCGTGACTCTATTTGGCAGCATGGAAAGACAGTCCAAAGAATCTTAAATGTGAGCAAACTGTGTGTCAGCCCAATCATCCTTGTGATCTGCCTCAGGATCATTTTAGCACTAGTTGGTTGATGAGGCTCAGGTGACGCACCTCATCATAGGGGGGGCGACCCGTCAAATAGAATCTTGGCAAACATTCCTGGACGGGGTTAGAGCTCTCATGGTAACGCTCAAAGAGGAGATTCACATTTACATttttataaaatgattaaaatttatttgaaGCGCATTGTCTTTATAGTTTTATAGTTTTGTTGATTCCATACAAAATGATGCGATTGAAAAGAATCAACGGCAATCAATTCATTCCATGAATGAAATCGAAGGTCATGGGTTGTGGGGGCAATAAAAGACATAGACGTTTATTAGAAGCAACAAACCAATCCTAGCATATTATTCTATTGTCTTAGAAATATTGGTTTAGTTAAATTAAACCATTTGTAACTAATGTTGGTTATCTTATACTAACTAGCTTATTTATTTACTAACAACCTATATAATCACTAGGCCAACAATGTAACAACTCAGTGTTTTATTGCCTCAAGCTGCAAAATCTTGAGCAAATCCCACGATTCCTCACAGGGCTAAATGAATCATATCATGTTGTTCGTGCACATGTTCTTCTCATTGAACCCTTTCCTTCTATTTCCAAAGTTTTTTTTCTACTATTGTACAAGAAGAGAGACAAATAAAGTTGAGGCCCTCATCCACCACCAATCTAATGGCTGCCTTCGCTGCTACCAATTCCAATCCCTCCTCACTTTTGCCCTCAAGAACCAAGAAGATGTGCCCAACTTGTTCCCATTGTCAAAAGACGAGACATCTCAAAGAAAAATGATATTTCATTCATGGATTCCCTCCGAGATATGGCACTAAAAAGCCTGATTACTCAACAAGACTAGTTGTTAATCAAGCTACTGCATCTCACTCATCCTCCAATATGTCGAGCACTCACTCTACAATACAGAGCCTCATTACTCTACTCAACCAACAACTCCAACAACCCACCACTTCCAATACAAATGCTATGTCAGTAGTGTCTTCAATTTTTTGTCACTCTGTACCTTTCTCAACTGTATTTTGGGTAGTCAACATTGGTGCTACTCTTCATGTCCATTGTGATATAAATTTATTTACTTAATTCACCAAAAACTCAGTTGCAACATATATTACCTGACCTAGTGGTTTACAAATCCAAGTCTGTAAAACTTGAATTGTTCAATTAAATGTTGATTTATGCCTATATGATGTGCTATATCTTTCTAAATTTCACTTTAATCTTCTTACGGTCCATGCTTTATTACAAACCACAAAATTTACTCTCTCTTTTTCTCATTCTCATTATCTTATTTAGGAAACAACTCCGAACAAGGTGATTAGGACTGCTAAGAGAACTGTTCATTTATATTTTCTACAACAAGAGAAGTCTCATGTACCTTcccgttcttttattcattctaagAATACTTGTATTGATGTCCATACTTGGCATGCACGCCTAGGGCATCCTTCCATTAAAGTTACAAAttcattaaataaaattttataattttcaacTTCTCATCATCATAATCCTTGTCACATATGTCATTTAGCAAAACAAAAAAAGTTGCCTTTTGATTTTCATAATAATATGGATCCTCTTGCTTTTGATCTAGTGCATATGGATATTTGGGGTCCATACTCAATTTCTACTTTAGAAGGAAACAAATATTTTCTTACCATAATTGATGACCACACTAAATTTACTTGGGTGTACATGTTAAAGTGTAAATCGGATGTTCAAACAATTATTCCACAATTTTATGCTTATATTTTAGCTCATTTTTCAGCCCCTATAAAATCCAtgcaatcagataatgcaaaagAACTCAACTTGAGTTCTTTCTATGCCACAAAAGGCATCCAATTATTCCATTGATGTGTTgagtgttgagattggttaaatacatggtgaaattgtttaggcatgaagaggtgttaaaacaataacgatttcacaaaagtcaacaaagtgaaagttgacttttggtataggcatttataaatcaactttttgggtccaaaatatttattttgagtatataagagtacccaagaatttttggagcatttggaggtgttttgagacaagtctCGGAGTGCCAAAACAGAGGCATCGGTGATGCGTCACCCCTAGGAGGCGACGCGTTGCCTGAAGCTTTGAACCCTAGACTAAACAGACCAGGCAATGCATTGTCTGGTcataggcgatacatcgcctgccAGGAGACACGTTGCCTGGACTGTTACAGGGTGTCCGTACGGTTACGTAAtttagctccaaaacttaaatttaaatgctttaatctcattggttgagtctaataagGGTCTTATACTATTGAAGGGGTTCATATGAGTTAGTTGGTGAATTGATCaatcgtctctctctctctctctctataagaAGAACTATATCTCTTTCTCTCTAGCTCcgagattactagttttctccaagatcttcatcaagaaagcttggcttgtatgaaggatcaagacttgtgtatcccaatctcattccattgttgtagcttAAAGCACTTCCATAAacaaggctaggaatagagatttttggacaacaaatcttcatttgtgtcaagtgATCTGTATTTtctgtacgcaagtatacgtattcgtgtcaagtagtaaattccgGAAGAACGGATATTGTCCCACAGAGGctatctcccaagtaccactaattgattttcaattctatttggttaattaaaatttaagggaacaattaaaaataaaggaaatactataaactacgaaccaaaattaaagaactggaaacaaaacaatgaatcactacttaaaaatcaaaaataaaaaaaacctaggaattaatttcatcaactgttcattctattaattttaataatcaattctaaatctcttctttctattctaatagcaggttaatataatcgattcttattctttttcaagatataagatctcaatctatatgcaggttttctacatttctgtgataaacttgaatatataaaaggcattaaacatggaaacctaattactacacaagtcatacatgtacttttgtccaatatgcaccctatgtctatacaatgatagcatattcaattctcatctttcgaattttgaatcaaaaccattaaatcaagcaaatagtgatcaagtatttactagcattaaacacacatcatatagattagaatagaaaagaagtatcaatagaaaatcataataaaattaaatagaatctcagtgactacattaattcctaaataaaagaaattagttcatagataacatgatgaaaataaactgcagataattgttcataaaaatcaacctaaagaattcagatgaaaaagaaaactaattacAGCAACCTCTTTTAATCTAGGGTTTTTAAAACTGAGACTCCTCTCCaaaatcgcagaataatgttcCATAAATAGGCCTCCAATGTTCCCAAGTGAATAGACTAGATTacccttcaaaaagtggtttaaaatctgaaaaaacgcgtaaccagcgctgtagcgctgcttctggagcgctgtagcgctattaacaatgccaaaatgcctcaaaatttggtgcactagcgCTACTCTTCAGTTCttgatagcgttgtagcgctacttccAGAATAGAACGAAAACTCGTGTCAAACAGCTTGCAGCGTCaactcatcgtattttgatcataactccttcaatataactctggattgaatgattcaaaaagatatggaaagctaagagaaatatctacaacttataCTTCTaaaagtgtttccagaaagtgaataaatcatggtcaaaatgcggcttgaagtattaaacttgcgttatagagcataaacgacgtatgttgagcatcttcaatgtagtattttccacacataatgtcttgaaactccacaatcaacacgaaatccatcttatttatcatatttaacaagtttcttcttatttcactccatattatgtacttgaccattaaaacctgaaacaagaagaaaacaagcataaatctgcgctaaacaatcctaaataactaaaaacataacataaaacaatctctaaaacaaaccttaAATGAACCTAACATCAAGCCTTGtaacttttgtgtttcacataaaatcatagcttgtgattttatgttcctagggtttgttcttcaaggaaggtcCACTCTTATCTCATTGTGattatgtaatttgtgtttaattattCTCAAAGGTTGATTTACTTGAATCTTTTGTCTTGAGTTGTATCACAAACAAAAGGTTATCAATAGCCTATtccccaacaataaaaaaatctCTATCTCTAAACTTTGTCTAGTGTCAAAGTTTGTGTATTTCTAAAGGTTTTTGTGCTAGTTAAAGTCATGGAAGAAAGCTCATCAATCTCagccctcaagttcatgtctcaagatctagttagactagataggtttgatggctcaaactttgtaagatggcaagacaagatcaagtttcCCCTCACAACATTGAAAGTTTAC
The genomic region above belongs to Humulus lupulus chromosome 1, drHumLupu1.1, whole genome shotgun sequence and contains:
- the LOC133804186 gene encoding uncharacterized protein LOC133804186, which gives rise to MSTIIAKFATFDLLERAKQSPFKQFFLAPPLQYSGVIIHQLLLRRVVGRGKNEYCLNFNICGQNTRFGISEFGLITGLNCGISPDQAKYKEMTKSKRLLQTYLNNKECLSSEELEDGFKRCDVKEDVWKLGLCFLVDSLLLPSEPKMKCFIDVLSMVENEDDFFNYPWGRLSYEKTLFGLAKDMERLRNKYLKNVEQKRKRPAPQYTIYGYAIALQYWAYEIFTKFSAFADQQPLAFPRMLSWSAHKMLKEKDIEGVFKKKSNLVKATLNPRPEEKEFHDSIIQGPDELLMGRVISFVDDDVELEFEREEREESPTKPDVADGHRHEQDKKEIPTPINTHHEKLLADIDTLKSNQQRMEEKLDYLIELVLSQRKGSDSEDSLSDEHLASPHRTFIMEHVVGEDSPSCKVVSPGDMAGVEFKRRRVPTKRIFGSEFTDPTKKKKKAKTIVTDPCEINPLQPYDEKQMRRFKKWVIGLKKNDKPISLLAGSCTAKWFIQLLTPRTWLDGLHIDAALGLMKERVYTYKKTYSERFTIVDSMFQQFF
- the LOC133830676 gene encoding uncharacterized protein LOC133830676, producing the protein MGFKTYIRPVICVDGTFLTTRCGGTLLCAMGQDANKQIYPIAFSVVDSENNDSWLYFLLRLKEAIGEVENLVFVSDRHTSIAGALTKIFPEAHHGACIHHVSMNIRAKFKTDHCHEEFFLAVKAYRKREFLRHFEKIKFKDLAIAQYLENQVGFEKWARSFFPGHRYNLMTTGIAESWNNVIAEARGWPITCLMEFMRHTLQKWFFERRTAASAATSPLATEVEADLRKLADKSTTSFSFPSSQYEITVLDGDLDGDVDLRRKTCSCRRFDLTGLPCEHALAGARDRGISPYSLCSRFYTVEAWLSSYGGSVYTLGNEESWVIPNDIGSMMIAPPLVKQKAGRPKKKRRLSKGEKNRKQHRCSRCGVLGHNRVTCTTVCPPPSRHA